From a region of the Neodiprion fabricii isolate iyNeoFabr1 chromosome 7, iyNeoFabr1.1, whole genome shotgun sequence genome:
- the LOC124186461 gene encoding putative inorganic phosphate cotransporter — MLVGWKICCGKLQQRWILAFMGCLAAMNAFMMRSCLSVAITEMVAKSDSSNDTISDDTCPAFESTSSNSTTGGTYEWSEYTQGLILSSFFWGYMVAQIPGGITVAKFGGKYPLGIGLLLAGVLTLLTPTVVEAYGAKGLIVLRILMGLSGGAIYPSFSFLTGHWAPPNERSKIGNLIMSGAMLGTIVANALSGVLIENSSIGWPIVFYFFGSFSVLWFCAWTLLCYSRPEMHPFITDEEKKYLEETINEVNTGKRGRKQPIPWRCILSSPPFWALIAASLSHDWGSYVMITNLPKYMSSVLKFSVQSNGLLSALPFMAKWVVSNASSWLADWLITGKKISRRNARKAFTSIGGLGTAFFLIAASYAGCNRTVVVVLFIFGMGVMGNLFPGVMVNNVDLSPNHAETLMGITNTITSLASIAAPYAVGVLTPNQFLSEWRIVFWITFALFFTTTTIFDIWGDGEVQPWNDLESIDREQKEVGSEKRKYEERMS; from the exons ATGTTAGTCGGTTGGAAAATTTGCT GCGGAAAGTTACAGCAGCGATGGATATTAGCGTTTATGGGATGTTTGGCTGCCATGAATGCCTTTATGATGAGAAGCTGCTTGTCGGTTGCTATCACCGAGATGGTTGCCAAGTCAGATTCATCGAACGATACAATCTCAGACGATACTTGTCCAGCATTCGAATCAACCTCGTCCAACTCAACTACCGGTGGCACTTACGAATGGAGCGAATATACACAG GGACTCATTCTGTCCAGCTTTTTCTGGGGCTACATGGTAGCTCAAATACCAGGTGGAATAACAGTGGCTAAATTTGGAGGCAAGTACCCTCTCGGTATTGGCCTTCTCTTGGCTGGAGTGTTGACCCTGTTGACGCCGACGGTTGTTGAAGCATACGGCGCAAAGGGTTTGATAGTCCTCCGTATCCTTATGGGACTGAGTGGCGGAGCCATCTACCCTTCGTTCAGTTTTCTTACAGGTCATTGGGCACCGCCGAACGAGCGATCAAAGATTGGCAACTTGATAATGTCTGGAGCGATGCTGGGTACAATAGTGGCAAACGCGCTGTCTGGAGTGCTGATAGAAAACTCCTCGATAGGTTGGCCGATCGTGTTCTACTTTTTCGGAAGCTTCTCTGTGCTGTGGTTCTGTGCCTGGACTCTCCTCTGTTACAGCCGGCCCGAGATGCATCCGTTCATAACcgatgaagagaaaaaatacctCGAGGAAACCATAAACGAGGTGAACACTG GAAAGCGCGGAAGGAAACAGCCAATTCCATGGCGATGTATACTCTCCTCTCCACCCTTCTGGGCATTGATAGCGGCAAGCCTGAGTCACGACTGGGGCTCCTATGTAATGATAACGAACCTGCCAAAGTACATGAGCAGCGTTCTGAAGTTCTCGGTTCAGTCTAACGGGCTGCTTTCAGCGTTGCCCTTCATGGCCAAGTGGGTAGTGAGCAACGCCTCGTCCTGGCTTGCGGATTGGCTTATAACGGGGAAAAAGATATCGAGAAGGAACGCGCGCAAAGCCTTCACCAGCATAGGTGGACTCGGAACAGCGTTCTTCCTGATCGCCGCTTCATACGCCGGATGCAATCGGACGGTGGTCGTGGTTCTCTTCATATTTGGAATGGGAGTGATGGGCAACTTGTTTCCCGGGGTGATGGTGAACAACGTTGACCTGAGCCCGAACCACGCGGAAACCCTGATGGGCATTACGAACACGATAACGTCCCTTGCCAGTATCGCCGCTCCCTACGCAGTCGGCGTTTTAACTCCAAATCAGTTTCTCTCAGAGTGGAGAATCGTCTTCTGGATTACATTCGCGTTGTTCTTTACCACAACTACGATCTTTGACATCTGGGGTGACGGTGAGGTCCAGCCCTGGAATGACTTGGAATCCATTGATCGGGAGCAGAAAGAGGTTGGAAGTGAAAAACGCAAATATGAAGAGAGAATGTCATGA
- the LOC124186462 gene encoding putative inorganic phosphate cotransporter produces the protein MLSSWKICCACIPQRWILAVMTCFAIMNGYTMRICLSIAITEMVTATNQSSSHTSSDEVCPATELSTSSTGSSGGAHEWTEYTQGIILSSFYWGHVISQLPCGMLADKFGGKHVLGFGILSTAIFTLLTPVVVEAFDAPGLVVLRFLIGMGEGMVLPAVNVLLAHWAPPEERSMMGALAMAGMKVGTMLGNGLSGVFIQNSSIGWPIVFYVFGSVSVVWFLAWIFLCYNNPDDHPFISDEERKRLGETMREHMHKDVGPIPWRHIVTSVPLWALLVAKAGWMWGYYTMLTDLPKYMSSVLKFSVQSNGLLSALPYLVLFLVSISSSWLADWLIKTERLSRTNVRKIFASFALATSAVCIIAASYAGCDRIVVTILFTIGVGMMGPIFCSVMVNALDLSPNYSGTLMGITNGVAAIVGVVAPYAVGILTPNQTFSEWRIVFWITFIANFVAVFIYDLWASGEVQYWNDPDFRKRQQTATQVQRVSTDTI, from the exons ATGTTATCCTCGTGGAAAATTTGtt GTGCGTGCATACCACAGCGATGGATACTGGCAGTGATGACGTGTTTTGCGATTATGAATGGATATACGATGAGGATTTGTCTGTCTATCGCAATCACGGAGATGGTCACCGCCACGAATCAATCGTCGAGTCATACCAGTTCAGACGAAGTTTGCCCAGCAACTGAGTTGTCAACATCCTCGACTGGAAGTAGTGGCGGTGCACACGAATGGACAGAATACACACAG GGAATCATCTTATCGAGTTTCTACTGGGGGCATGTAATCAGTCAACTTCCGTGTGGAATGTTGGCTGATAAGTTTGGAGGAAAGCATGTCTTGGGTTTTGGCATCTTATCGACGGCGATATTCACTCTGTTGACACCAGTGGTTGTCGAGGCTTTCGACGCACCGGGATTAGTAGTCCTTCGGTTTCTGATTGGGATGGGTGAAGGAATGGTTCTACCCGCTGTAAATGTCCTCTTAGCTCATTGGGCTCCACCCGAAGAGAGAAGTATGATGGGAGCTTTAGCAATGGCAGGAATGAAGGTGGGAACAATGCTCGGTAATGGGCTATCCGGAGTGTTCATACAAAATTCATCGATTGGCTGGCCGATAGTCTTCTACGTTTTCGGTAGCGTGAGTGTAGTCTGGTTTCTTGCCTGGATTTTTCTCTGCTACAACAATCCAGATGACCATCCGTTCATTTCTGACGAGGAAAGGAAACGCCTGGGCGAAACGATGCGTGAGCACATGCACAAGGATGTTGGACCGATACCCTGGAGGCACATTGTGACCTCGGTACCACTGTGGGCTCTTCTGGTTGCTAAAGCAGGCTGGATGTGGGGTTACTACACGATGCTAACCGACCTTCCGAAGTACATGAGCAGCGTACTGAAATTCTCCGTACAATCGAACGGATTACTGTCCGCTCTGCCGTACCTTGTACTTTTCTTGGTCAGTATTTCTTCATCCTGGCTCGCAGACTGGCTGATAAAAACGGAGAGACTCTCGAGGACGAATGTCCGAAAAATATTCGCGTCATTCGCTTTAGCGACCTCGGCAGTATGCATAATCGCCGCCTCGTACGCAGGCTGCGACCGCATCGTCGTCACAATCCTCTTTACAATCGGGGTAGGCATGATGGGTCCTATATTCTGCAGCGTGATGGTCAACGCCCTTGACCTCAGCCCAAACTACTCTGGCACCCTGATGGGGATCACTAACGGCGTTGCAGCTATCGTCGGGGTCGTGGCTCCGTATGCGGTCGGCATTCTAACGCCAAATCAGACGTTCTCCGAGTGGAGAATCGTGTTCTGGATCACATTTATAGCCAACTTTGTAGCGGTATTTATTTACGATTTGTGGGCCAGCGGTGAGGTCCAGTACTGGAATGATCCTGACTTTCGGAAACGTCAACAGACCGCTACTCAAGTTCAACGAGTCAGTACAGATACCATCTGA
- the LOC124186457 gene encoding putative inorganic phosphate cotransporter: MFSTWKICCARIPQRWVLTVMGCFGMMNVYTMRICLSLAITEMVATTEASKNDISYESCPSANFTSSNITSSESKDGTYEWDEYTQGIILSSFYWGYLITSVPGGILADRFGGKYTLGIAVLSTAVLTLLTPLVVKYYEATGLIVFRFLTGVSQGSTVPAISVLIAQWAPPQERSKLVTVAASGMEVGCVLGTVLSGFLIRYSSIGWPMVFYVYGGMGVLWFLAWILLCYSEPDVHPFITEAERTYLHEMTIEHTHKKTGPTPWRQILTSAPVWALIAGEMGFSWGFYMVLTDLPKYMNDVLKFSIQANGLLTSLPFAVIWLDGIASSWLADWLIEAGKMSRTNVRKICTISGSLFPAIFVLAASYAECDRVMAVVFFTVGIGFMGSFYPGIMVNPLDLSPNYSGTLTAIVNGSGALAGILAPYAVGVLTPNQTLLEWRIVFWITSSILVATSTIYGLCADGEVQYWNDSEFVSNHRWKDTGINAEQRRVRNDDLSPHKHDR, translated from the exons ATGTTCTCCACGTGGAAAATTTGTT GTGCAAGAATACCCCAGCGATGGGTACTCACGGTAATGGGATGTTTTGGAATGATGAACGTCTACACAATGAGAATTTGCCTGTCTCTGGCAATCACTGAGATGGTAGCCACCACAGAAGCTTCGAAGAATGACATTTCATACGAGTCTTGTCCTTCAGCTAATTTCACCTCATCGAATATTACAAGCAGTGAAAGTAAAGATGGCACTTACGAATGGGACGAATACACGCAG gGCATAATTCTGTCGAGTTTCTACTGGGGCTACCTGATCACAAGTGTACCAGGCGGAATACTGGCCGACAGATTTGGAGGAAAGTACACACTAGGCATCGCGGTACTGTCAACAGCTGTACTGACCCTGCTGACACCATTGGTAGTCAAATATTACGAGGCAACGGGTCTGATAGTGTTCCGTTTCCTGACTGGGGTCAGCCAGGGATCCACAGTTCCAGCCATCAGCGTCCTAATAGCCCAATGGGCGCCACCGCAGGAGAGATCCAAGCTCGTTACAGTGGCAGCGTCGGGAATGGAGGTCGGATGTGTCCTGGGAACGGTTCTCTCCGGGTTCCTGATACGCTACTCCTCGATCGGCTGGCCGATGGTGTTCTACGTCTACGGCGGGATGGGAGTCCTCTGGTTCTTGGCGTGGATCTTGTTGTGCTACAGCGAGCCGGACGTCCATCCGTTCATAACGGAAGCGGAACGGACGTACCTGCACGAAATGACGATCGAACACACGCACAAGAAGACCGGACCAACCCCGTGGCGGCAGATTCTGACCTCGGCTCCGGTCTGGGCTCTGATTGCTGGTGAAATGGGCTTCTCCTGGGGTTTTTACATGGTACTGACCGACCTCCCAAAGTACATGAACGATGTCCTCAAGTTCTCGATACAGGCGAACGGGCTTCTGACCTCACTTCCTTTCGCCGTTATCTGGCTTGATGGCATAGCATCCTCTTGGCTCGCTGATTGGCTCATAGAAGCTGGCAAAATGTCGAGGACCAACGTCCGGAAGATTTGCACAATAAGCGGATCCCTCTTTCCGGCGATATTCGTCCTCGCTGCCTCATATGCCGAATGCGACCGCGTTATGGCCGTCGTGTTCTTCACGGTGGGCATAGGGTTCATGGGATCGTTCTATCCGGGCATCATGGTCAATCCCTTAGACCTGAGTCCAAACTACTCTGGAACCCTAACCGCCATCGTAAACGGAAGCGGCGCTCTTGCCGGGATCCTGGCACCCTACGCGGTAGGCGTTCTCACACCTAATCAGACCCTGTTGGAATGGAGGATCGTGTTTTGGATCACCTCCTCCATCTTGGTAGCGACGTCTACCATTTATGGACTCTGTGCTGACGGCGAAGTTCAGTACTGGAATGATTCAGAGTTTGTTTCGAATCATCGATGGAAGGATACTGGTATCAACGCCGAACAACGCAGGGTCCGTAACGACGATTTGTCACCACACAAGCATGATCGTTAA
- the LOC124186465 gene encoding abscission/NoCut checkpoint regulator encodes MSCNACQTKFTFFTREHGCPSCHFSYCAKCLRYKFDLPDIGSTKICGKCYYRLKDGVENKAEEKVQSENLKPQLSTPSEGQPLSVEQVAPIDITQKLNSLENPSKPPIVLYKKEIGRWDRLKSGLDPADQNMVDRLRKLKDEDKPVPQTSLEEIRRRLALLKDQDPNNPVPQTNIHSVDTRSDEQKTADLINEYLEELKLSSDVNSDAQIEDRLARLRGIDPAQIRKNKPEDIEEDEQTATKRILKKALDEAAIESKFAELDDLEPMDTDPAEEEEELPWCTICNEDAQLRCTGCDGDLYCTSCFREGHDSFEMVDHQSVPFTPRKKVKKVDD; translated from the exons CATGGTTGTCCAAGTTGCCATTTTTCCTACTGCGCCAAGTGTCTCAGGTACAAATTTGACCTGCCAGATATTGGCAGCACAAAAATATGCGGCAAGTGCTATTATCGTTTGAAAGACGGGGTGGAGAACAAGGCAGAGGAGAAGGTTCAGtctgaaaatttaaaacctCAACTCTCAACACCGTCTGAGGGACAACCGTTGTCCGTCGAGCAAGTTGCTCCAATAGATATTACTCAGAA ATTAAATTCGCTTGAAAATCCGTCCAAACCACCGATTGTTTTGTACAAAAAGGAGATTGGACGATGGGATCGCCTGAAGTCTGGACTAGATCCAGCGGATCAGAATATGGTTGATCGACTTAGGAAATTGAAAGATGAGGACAAACCTGTGCCTCAAACTAGCTTGGAGGAGATTAGAAGAAGGCTTGCTCTGCTCAAGGATCAAGACCCTAATAATCCTGTTCCTCAAACTAAT ATCCATTCAGTGGATACGAGGTCGGATGAACAAAAGACTGCAGATTTGATAAATGAGTATTTGGAGGAACTTAAGCTGTCTTCGGATGTAAATTCGGATGCACAGATCGAGGACAGGCTTGCCAGATTGAGAGGAATAGATCCTGCGCAAATTCGCAAG AACAAACCTGAGGACATTGAGGAAGATGAGCAAACAGCCACTAAAAGAATTCTTAAAAAAGCTTTGGATGAGGCCGCGATAGAGTCGAAATTTGCCGAACTAGATGACCTAGAGCCTATGGATACTGAT cCAGctgaagaggaagaagagttACCCTGGTGTACAATTTGCAATGAAGATGCGCAGCTCCGCTGCACGGGATGCGACGGTGATTTGTACTGTACATCGTGCTTTCGGGAAGGGCATGACTCGTTTGAAATGGTCGATCATCAGAGTGTGCCTTTTACGCCAcggaaaaaagtcaaaaaagttGATGATTGA